A genomic region of Oryza glaberrima chromosome 1, OglaRS2, whole genome shotgun sequence contains the following coding sequences:
- the LOC127753336 gene encoding signal recognition particle 54 kDa protein 2, with protein sequence MVLAQLGGSISRALAQMSNATVIDEKVLSDCLNEISRALLQSDVQFKMVRDMQSNIKRIVNLETLAAGTNKRRIIQQAVFTELCNMLDPGKPSFTPKKGKPCVVMFVGLQGSGKTTTCTKYAYYHQRKGFKPALVCADTFRAGAFDQLKQNATKAKIPFYGSYMESDPVKIAVEGVERFKKENCDLIIVDTSGRHKQEAALFEEMRQVSEATKPDLVIFVMDSSIGQAAFDQAQAFKQSVSVGAVIVTKMDGHAKGGGALSAVAATKSPVIFIGTGEHIDEFEVFDVKPFVSRLLGMGDWSGFMDKIHEVVPTDQQPELLQKLSEGTFTLRLMYEQFQNILKMGPIGQVFSMLPGFSSELMPKGHEKESQAKIKRYMTMMDSMTDGELDSTNPKLMTESRILRIARGSGRPVRDVVDMLEEYKRLAKIWSKMKGLKIPKKGEMSALSRNMNVQHMSKVLPPQMLKQIGGMSGLQSLMKQMGSKEMGGMFGGMGGDK encoded by the exons ATGGTGCTCGCGCAGCTCGGCGGGAGCATCTCCCGCGCGCTGGCGCAGATGAGCAACGCCACCGTGATCGACGAGAAGGTGCTCAGCGACTGCCTCAACGAGATCTCGCGCGCGCTCCTGCAGTCCGACGTCCAGTTCAAGATGGTCCGCGATATGCAGTCCAACATCAAGCGCATCGTCAACCTCGAGACGCTCGCCGCCGGGACCAACAAGCGGCGCATCATCCAGCAG GCCGTCTTCACGGAGCTCTGCAACATGTTGGATCCCGGGAAGCCTTCCTTCACTCCCAAGAAGGGGAAACCTTGCGTGGTCATGTTCGTTGGTTTGCAAG GTTCTGGTAAAACTACTACTTGTACCAAATATGCATATTATCATCAGCGCAAGGGATTTAAGCCAGCACTTGTTTGTGCTGATACATTTAGGGCTGGTGCTTTTGATCAGTTAAAACAGAATGCAACAAAGGCCAAGATTCCTTTTTACGGAAG CTACATGGAGTCTGATCCAGTGAAAATTGCTGTTGAGGGTGTGGAGAGGTTCAAGAAAGAAAACTGTGATCTCATCATTGTAGATACGAGTGGAAGGCACAAACAAGAAGCAGCCCTTTTTGAAGAAATGCGCCAAGTTTCAGAAGCGACG AAACCAGATCTGGTAATATTTGTGATGGACAGTAGTATCGGTCAGGCTGCATTTGATCAGGCACAAGCATTTAAGCAAAGTGTTTCTGTTGGTGCTGTGATTGTCACTAAAATGGATGGCCATGCGAAAGGAGGTGGCGCACTTAGCGC GGTTGCAGCAACAAAAAGTCCAGTGATATTTATTGGAACAGGAGAACACATCGATGAGTTTGAAGTTTTTGATGTGAAACCATTTGTCAGTCGTCTTTTAG GCATGGGAGACTGGTCGGGGTTTATGGACAAGATTCATGAAGTAGTACCCACTGATCAACAACCTGAGCTTTTGCAGAAGCTGTCTGAAGGAACCTTCACTCTGAGACTTATGTATGAGCAGTTCCAGAACATCTTGAAAATGGGTCCTATTGGCCAG GTTTTCTCAATGTTGCCTGGATTTAGTTCTGAATTGATGCCAAAGGGACATGAGAAGGAAAGCCAGGCTAAGATTAAACGGTACATGACGATGATGGATTCCATGACAGATGGAG AGCTTGACAGCACAAATCCTAAATTGATGACTGAATCGCGTATTCTTCGGATTGCTCGGGGATCTGGCCGACCTGTCAGAGATGTTGTCGACATGCTCGAAGAGTACAAGCGGCTTGCTAAAATCTGGAGCAAGATGAAAGGGCTCAAGATACCAAAGAAAGGAGAAATGAGTGCACTGTCCCGCAACATGAACGTTCAGCACATGAGCAAAGTTCTCCCGCCGCAGATGCTGAAGCAGATAGGCGGCATGAGTGGCCTGCAATCTTTGATGAAACAAATGGGCTCAAAAGAAATGGGTGGCATGTTTGGAGGCATGGGTGGTGATAAGTAA